From one Nycticebus coucang isolate mNycCou1 chromosome 14, mNycCou1.pri, whole genome shotgun sequence genomic stretch:
- the LOC128564332 gene encoding olfactory receptor 10AG1-like — protein MSCFVVETRGFEVASKTPTSFYSQMESTGSPPHDNHTTLMEFILLGFSDVPNLQGFLFGVFLIIYVIILMGNSLIIILTKVDPCLQTPMYFFLGNFSSLEICYVSVTIPRLLTDLCRQNRNISFLACATQTYFFLVLGATECFILTTMAYDRYVAICNPLLYPLIMNKRLCIQLATGCWVSGVPVHIGFTYQIFSLPFCGSNQLNHFFCDIPPVLALACGDTFLIEMLTYVITVLVVTIPFMLILGSYVKIISNILKLPSATGRAKTFSTCSSHLMVVALFFGSGIITYLRPKSSHPAGLDKVLSLFYTIVTPMFNPIIYCLRNKDIMVALRKFLSKRMVL, from the coding sequence ATGTCCTGTTTTGTAGTTGAGACCAGGGGTTTTGAAGTGGCTTCTAAAACCCCAACATCATTTTATTCACAGATGGAATCCACAGGAAGTCCCCCACATGACAATCACACTACTTTAATGGAATTCATCTTACTTGGCTTCTCGGATGTTCCTAACCTGCAAGGATTTCTTTTTGGGGTGTTTTTGATAATCTATGTTATTATTCTGATGGGAAATAGCCTCATTATTATATTAACCAAGGTTGATCCTTGCCTCCAGACTCCCATGTATTTTTTCCTcggcaatttttcttctttggaaataTGTTATGTGTCAGTTACTATTCCAAGATTATTAACAGATCTTTGTAGACAAAATAGAAATATCTCCTTTCTGGCTTGTGCTAcgcaaacatatttttttctggtcCTGGGAGCCACCGAATGCTTTATTTTGACCACAATGGCGTATGACAGGTACGTTGCCATCTGCAACCCATTACTCTACCCTCTCATCATGAACAAGAGGCTCTGTATCCAGCTGGCAACTGGCTGTTGGGTCAGTGGAGTTCCGGTACATATAGGGTTCACCTACCAGATCTTCTCTCTGCCCTTCTGTGGATCCAATCAGCTGAATCACTTTTTCTGTGACATACCTCCAGTACTTGCTCTAGCTTGTGGGGACACTTTTCTGATTGAGATGCTGACTTATGTGATTACTGTTCTAGTTGTCACTATTCCTTTTATGCTGATACTTGGATCTTATGTGAAAATAATCTCAAACATCCTAAAGCTGCCATCAGCAACTGGGAGAGCCAAGACCTTCTCCACCTGCTCCTCCCATCTCATGGTGGTGGCTTTATTTTTTGGATCAGGCATCATTACATATTTGAGACCAAAGTCCAGTCATCCTGCAGGATTAGACAAAGTCCTTTCACTTTTTTACACTATTGTGACCCCAATGTTTAACCCTATCATATATTGTCTGAGAAACAAAGACATTATGGTGGCGCTAAGAAAATTCCTATCAAAACGGATGGTGTTatga
- the LOC128564594 gene encoding olfactory receptor 10AG1 — protein sequence MQIRKDGEQIKTENSNTTTIMEFVLLGFSDMPNLQWILFGTFLLIYLTILMCNSIIILLTRFDPALQKPMYFFLSNFSFLEICYVTVTIPRMLMDLWTQRGSISLSACATQMCFVLMLGGTECLLLTVMAYDRYVAICNPLHYSLVMNHKVCIQLVVASWISGIPVVIGQTCQIFFLHFCGSNAINHFFCDIPPVLKLACGDTFVNEIAVYVVAVVFIMVPFLLIVVSYSKIISDILKLSSAKGRSKAFSTCSSHLTVVILFYGTATITYLQPKPNQFGRMGKLISLFYTVLIPTLNPVIYTLRNKDIMVALRKLLGKLFT from the exons ATGCAAATCCGTAAAG ATGGAGagcaaattaaaacagaaaattcaaatacGACCACAATAATGGAATTTGTTCTTTTGGGTTTTTCTGATATGCCGAATCTTCAGTGGATTCTTTTTGGAACATTTTTACTCATATATTTGACTATCCTGATGTGCAACAGCATCATAATACTACTAACAAGATTTGACCCTGCTCTCCAGAaacctatgtatttttttcttagcaatttttcatttttggaaatcTGTTATGTGACGGTCACTATCCCAAGGATGCTCATGGATCTTTGGACTCAGAGAGGAAGTATTTCTTTGTCCGCGTGTGCAACACAAATGTGTTTTGTGCTTATGCTTGGCGGCACAGAATGCCTTCTCCTGACAGTGATGGCCTATGACCGGTATGTAGCCATTTGTAACCCCCTGCACTATTCCCTGGTGATGAACCACAAGGTCTGTATTCAGCTGGTAGTGGCCTCTTGGATCAGTGGAATTCCAGTAGTAATTGGGCAGACATGCCAGATTTTCTTTTTGCACTTTTGTGGGTCTAACGCAATTAATCACTTCTTTTGTGACATTCCCCCAGTACTCAAGCTTGCTTGTGGGGACACCTTTGTGAATGAGATAGCCGTCTACGTGGTTGCAGTTGTGTTTATCATGGTTCCATTTCTGTTGATTGTTGTCTCCTACAGCAAAATTATCTCCGACATTCTCAAATTGTCATCAGCCAAAGGACGGTCGAAAGCCTTCTCCACCTGCTCTTCCCACCTGACCGTTGTCATTTTATTCTATGGAACAGCTACTATCACTTATTTACAACCCAAACCAAATCAATTTGGAAGAATGGGGAAACTGATTTCTCTTTTCTATACTGTTTTAATCCCAACTTTAAATCCCGTTATATATACTCTGAGGAACAAAGATATCATGGTGGCACTGAGAAAACTACTAGGTAAGTTATTTACATGA